A window of Gasterosteus aculeatus chromosome 9, fGasAcu3.hap1.1, whole genome shotgun sequence contains these coding sequences:
- the tmem176 gene encoding transmembrane protein 176, whose product MAVSVSRDLTVEVLEDVNAVKLSDRQQALRAAIRRGEPKSLGVSQVMLGLMVMSYSIPLHFTVATEVVTFGVPWWSGLTFITAGAVAIVLDKHCTMKILQGCLIASGASALLSVVAVIIYSVDMDMNPLLPCETTDDPCSDEHDTTALSRGLKSVLLLFTVAQMVISAVVFFLLFRQRRCYGQYASLNQAALSTSTSVTSLHLN is encoded by the exons ATGGCGGTGTCAGTCTCCAGGGATCTGACCGTAGAGGTGCTGGAGGATGTGAATGCTGTCAAGCTGAGTGACAGGCAGCAGGCTCTACGCGCCGCCATCCGGAGGGGAGAGCCCAAAAGTCTGGGG gtgAGTCAGGTCATGCTGGGGCTGATGGTCATGTCCTACTCTATTCCTCTGCACTTCACTGTCGCAACGGAAGTGGTCACCTTTGGCGTTCCCTGGTGGAGTGGGCTAACG TTCATCACAGCGGGAGCGGTGGCCATCGTCCTGGACAAACACTGCACCATGAAGATT TTGCAGGGGTGTCTGATAGCGAGCGGGGCGTCCGCCCTGCTGTCGGTGGTGGCTGTGATCATCTACTCGGTGGACATGGACATGAATCCATTGCTGCCGTGCGAGACGACTGATGACCCCTGTAGTGATGAACACGACACCACG GCGCTGAGCCGAGGACTGAAGTCGGTCCTCCTTCTCTTCACCGTGGCTCAGATGGTCATCTCTGCTGTTgtcttcttccttctcttccgGCAGAGACGCTGCTACGGACAGTACGCT TCTCTCAATCAAGCTGCTCTATCAACATCCACGTCAGTAACGTCCCTCCACCTGAACTGA
- the LOC144383195 gene encoding uncharacterized protein LOC144383195: MSSTAEPRSRFLPACFDHEAAAVVTILLGLFQVLLALPLAYSEEALPKLFILPLFLGILIVTGGSFTFANERNSSRLLLRGCACSNLVGLLGTLMAFCFYCYSLNNFSDTNQCEIIHRTGHYDCPKEWLAAYIWSVTLLLLLYDIGAVVMHSLLTVSALKALKTD, encoded by the exons ATGTCGTCTACGGCTGAACCCAGGTCACGTTTTCTGCCCGCCTGCTTTGACCATGAAGCTGCTGCG GTGGTGACCATCCTCTTAGGCCTGTTCCAGGTGCTGTTGGCTCTCCCACTTGCCTACTCTGAGGAGGCCCTGCCAAAATTGTTCATCCTGCCACTTTTCTTAGGAATTCTT attgTGACCGGAGGATCATTCACCTTTGCCAATGAGAGGAACTCCAGCAGACTACTG CTTCGGGGTTGTGCGTGCAGTAACCTGGTTGGCCTGTTGGGGACACTGATGGCCTTCTGCTTCTACTGCTACAGCCTCAACAATTTCTCCGACACGAATCAGTGTGAAATCATTCACAGGACAGGCCACTACGATTGTCCCAAGGAATGGCTGGCG GCCTACATCTGGAGtgtgacgctgctgctgctgctctatGACATCGGGGCCGTGGTCATGCACTCGCTCCTGACTGTCTCCGCCCTCAAAGCACTCAAAACAGACTGA